The DNA sequence CTTCATGAAGGAGCAGCCGGGCATCATCGGCTACACCTTGTCCCAGGACGTGAAGGACCCTCAGCGGTACGTGAACATCGCCCGCTGGGAGCACGCCGGGGCGCTGCGCGCGGCCGTCGGCCACCCCGACTTCCAGAGCCACGTCGAGGAGCTGCGGCGGCTCGCGCGGAGCGAGTCCGGTCTGTACGCGGAA is a window from the Streptomyces sp. MMBL 11-1 genome containing:
- a CDS encoding antibiotic biosynthesis monooxygenase family protein yields the protein MAQQDMPQPQVTFVNRFTVSGSPQEFEDAFARVAAFMKEQPGIIGYTLSQDVKDPQRYVNIARWEHAGALRAAVGHPDFQSHVEELRRLARSESGLYAERHRYLDRTG